Proteins from one Candida orthopsilosis Co 90-125, chromosome 2 draft sequence genomic window:
- a CDS encoding Pdr16 phosphatidylinositol transfer protein: protein MFSKLKSKVSGSNSNTPSTSETSSLKATSSPESSSSATTNGTLTPNNNSGKSKSKDSVNLGPPRYIPFEAPSSESHIPKEHKLTDDEKAKYIKVLKHFQNPDLVIADSEEQHKHKNTSNASALSIDEKSWLTRECFLRYLRATKWHVDEAIDRIEMTLAWRREFGINHILEKDNVVNGELTSPENETGKEVILGYDNDSRPCLYLKPGRQNTKTSQRQVQHLVYMLEKVIDYMPSGQDSLALLIDFKAHPVGTQGGKIPPVGVGRQVLHILQTHYPERLGKALLTNIPWLGWTFLKIIHPFIDPLTREKLVFDQPFVNYVPKSQLDKDFSGDVNFIYEHDKYWPKMIEIAEVKKQKYFERFEKFGACVGLSEVDLRGDNEELVHPVEAI, encoded by the coding sequence ATGTTTAGTAAATTAAAACTGAAGGTGTCTggttcaaattcaaatacgCCATCGACTTCGGAAACTTCATCACTCAAAGCCACTTCGTCACctgaatcatcatctaGTGCCACCACCAATGGCACATTAACtcccaacaacaatagtggtaaatcaaaatcaaaagatcTGGTCAATCTTGGTCCACCACGATATATACCTTTTGAAGCGCCATCTTCAGAGTCACATATTCCTAAAGAACATAAACtaactgatgatgaaaaggCAAAATACATTAAAGTATTGaaacatttccaaaatcCTGATTTAGTCATTGCTGATTCTGAAGAGCAGCACAAGCATAAAAACACCTCTAATGCATCTgcattatcaattgatgaaaaatcGTGGTTAACAAGGGAATGTTTTTTGAGGTACTTGAGAGCGACTAAATGGCACGTAGATGAAGCTATAGACCGAATTGAAATGACATTGGCATGGAGAAGAGAATTTGGTATTAATcacattttggaaaaagataATGTTGTTAATGGTGAATTAACTAGTCCTGAAAATGAAACTGGTAAAGAAGTAATATTGGGATACGATAATGATTCAAGACCTTGCTTATATTTGAAACCAGGTCGTCAAAATACAAAGACCAGTCAACGCCAAGTACAACATTTAGTTTACATGTTGGAAAAAGTTATTGATTATATGCCATCAGGACAAGATTCATTAGCTTTattaattgatttcaaagcCCATCCTGTGGGTACACAAGGTGGTAAAATCCCACCTGTTGGAGTTGGAAGACAAGTTTTGCATATTTTACAAACCCATTACCCTGAAAGGTTGGGTAAGGCTCTATTAACAAATATTCCATGGTTAGGATGGACATTTCTCAAGATTATTCACCCATTTATTGATCCATTaacaagagaaaaattGGTTTTTGATCAACCATTTGTCAACTATGTTCCAAAATCACAATTGGATAAAGATTTTCTGGGTGatgtcaattttatttaCGAACATGATAAATATTGGCCCaaaatgattgaaattgccGAAGTTAAAAAgcaaaaatattttgaacGATTCGAAAAATTTGGTGCTTGTGTTGGGTTAagtgaagttgatttaaGAGGTGACAATGAAGAATTAGTACATCCAGTGGAAGCTATATAG
- a CDS encoding Ymr210w protein (S. cerevisiae homolog YMR210W has role in fatty acid biosynthetic process), whose product MYGSGFFLSRVENHIARKPIRFTKRQQEGKSVTTAADSSTTTSATSDSTTVPDILKNDVVEFSPDHAFYINPLLSSGHTQTAYSAINKFDKVHQVHYKRQILTIEDKPYTLSTGEKLKYDQWKGQSTIAIDYAVNANKFQHDPNHLQYKPSHQSDRLPPRTEFKNPDQELVDDSNDKPLVIALHGLSGGSYEAYIRAVMEKAVDDPYNFDAIVLNSRGCAWHTITSPQLYNGLWTNDLRYFINEFVTKKWPNKRIYLMGFSLGGAILANYLGQEADAVSPQIKGAAMFGTPWDFPDGAYHLRDSIVGHKVYSPTMCQNLLKLLTRQGDLMSQSHDVIKQYKQDPTKFQLKFLKDFDDYFTSRLFGLNSANEYYRLASPIQRLMKIRVPTLIISSKDDPITGSRSLPYSETELNPYVTMVTTTIGGHLGWFTWNGGRWYTSPICQFFNELDKWDVDESSIDKNVDLPFDISHSWKYDRLVDNMLVE is encoded by the coding sequence ATGTATGGGTCTGGGTTTTTCTTATCAAGAGTGGAGAACCACATTGCAAGAAAGCCAATTAGATTCACCAAAAGACAACAAGAAGGTAAATCAGTAACAACCGCTGCTGATTCTTCTACCACTACATCTGCTACCTCTGACTCAACAACAGTTCCGGATATCCTCAAAAATGATGTAGTCGAATTTTCACCAGATCATGCATTTTATATTAATCCACTCTTATCATCAGGTCATACTCAAACTGCTTATTCGgctatcaacaaatttgacaaagttCATCAAGTGCATTACAAGAGGCAAATTTTAACTATTGAAGATAAACCTTATACTTTATCAActggtgaaaaattgaagtaTGATCAATGGAAAGGACAGTCAACCATTGCTATTGATTATGCCGTAAATGCAAACAAATTCCAGCATGATCCCAATCATTTACAATATAAACCATCACATCAAAGTGATAGGTTACCTCCAAGAACTGAGTTTAAGAATCCCGACCaagaattggttgatgattCTAATGATAAACCATTGGTGATTGCATTACATGGATTATCAGGCGGTTCATATGAAGCTTATATTAGAGCAGTTATGGAAAAAGCAGTTGATGATCCATACAATTTTGACgctattgttttaaattCTCGTGGATGTGCTTGGCATACAATCACTAGTCCACAATTATACAATGGATTGTGGACAAATGATTTAAGATACTTTATTAATGAATTTGTCACTAAAAAATGGCCAAACAAACGGATTTATTTAATGGGATTCTCCTTAGGAGGAGCTATATTGGCCAATTACTTGGGACAAGAAGCTGATGCGGTATCTCCACAAATTAAAGGAGCAGCAATGTTTGGTACACCATGGGATTTTCCAGATGGGGCATATCATTTAAGAGATAGTATTGTTGGACATAAAGTATATTCACCAACAATGTGtcaaaacttgttgaaattattgaCTCGTCAAGGTGATTTAATGAGTCAATCACATGATGTAATtaaacaatacaaacaaGATCCAACTAAATTTCAActcaagtttttgaaagatttcGATGATTATTTTACTAGTCGATTATTTGGGTTAAATTCAGCAAATGAATATTATCGTTTAGCATCTCCCATACAAAGATTAATGAAAATTAGAGTCCCTACTTTGATTATAAGCTCTAAAGATGATCCAATCACGGGTTCTAGATCATTACCTTATTCAGAAACTGAATTGAATCCATATGTTACCATGGTCACGACAACAATTGGAGGTCATTTAGGTTGGTTTACTTGGAACGGAGGTAGATGGTACACATCCCCAATatgccaatttttcaatgaattggataaatGGGATGTTGACGAAAGCAGTATTGATAAAAATGTAGATTTACCTTTTGATATTTCACACAGTTGGAAGTATGATAGGTTAGTAGATAATATGTTAGTGGAGTAA